From a region of the Sesamum indicum cultivar Zhongzhi No. 13 linkage group LG3, S_indicum_v1.0, whole genome shotgun sequence genome:
- the LOC105158402 gene encoding 1,2-dihydroxy-3-keto-5-methylthiopentene dioxygenase 2 isoform X1, translating into MGSLSKDAREEVIQAWYMDDSDEDQRLPHHRNPKEFVSFEKLDELGVLSWRLDADNYETDPGLKKIREARGYSYMDFCEVCPEKLPNYEEKIKSFYEEHLHTDEEIRYCVAGSGYFDVRDRDEAWIRIWVKKGAMIVLPAGIYHRFTLDSDNYIKAMRLFVGDPIWTPYNRPHDHLPARKEYVETFVQKGGAGQAVDAAA; encoded by the exons ATGGGTTCGCTTAGCAAG GATGCTAGGGAGGAAGTTATTCAGGCATGGTATATGGATGACAGTGATGAAGATCAGAGACTCCCACATCACCGGAATCCAAAGGAGTTTGTCTCCTTTGAAAAACTTGATG AGCTTGGAGTGCTAAGCTGGAGGTTAGATGCTGACAACTATGAAACAGATCCCGGATTGAAGAAAATACGTGAAGCTCGTGGATATTCTTACATG GACTTTTGCGAGGTTTGCCCAGAAAAACTGCCTAATTATGAAGAGAAGATCAAGAGCTTCTATGAAGAGCATCTGCACACAGATGAGGAGATCCGCTATTGTGTTGCAGGGAGCG GTTATTTTGATGTACGTGATCGTGATGAAGCGTGGATTCGCATCTGGGTGAAGAAAGGGGCTATGATTGTTCTGCCTGCTGGAATTTATCACCGCTTTACACTTGATTCAGACAACTATATTAAG GCAATGCGACTCTTCGTTGGTGATCCTATTTGGACTCCATATAATCGCCCTCATGATCATCTTCCTGCGAG GAAAGAGTATGTCGAAACTTTTGTGCAGAAGGGAGGTGCTGGTCAAGCAGTCGATGCTGCTGCTTAA
- the LOC105158402 gene encoding 1,2-dihydroxy-3-keto-5-methylthiopentene dioxygenase 3 isoform X2, with translation MDDSDEDQRLPHHRNPKEFVSFEKLDELGVLSWRLDADNYETDPGLKKIREARGYSYMDFCEVCPEKLPNYEEKIKSFYEEHLHTDEEIRYCVAGSGYFDVRDRDEAWIRIWVKKGAMIVLPAGIYHRFTLDSDNYIKAMRLFVGDPIWTPYNRPHDHLPARKEYVETFVQKGGAGQAVDAAA, from the exons ATGGATGACAGTGATGAAGATCAGAGACTCCCACATCACCGGAATCCAAAGGAGTTTGTCTCCTTTGAAAAACTTGATG AGCTTGGAGTGCTAAGCTGGAGGTTAGATGCTGACAACTATGAAACAGATCCCGGATTGAAGAAAATACGTGAAGCTCGTGGATATTCTTACATG GACTTTTGCGAGGTTTGCCCAGAAAAACTGCCTAATTATGAAGAGAAGATCAAGAGCTTCTATGAAGAGCATCTGCACACAGATGAGGAGATCCGCTATTGTGTTGCAGGGAGCG GTTATTTTGATGTACGTGATCGTGATGAAGCGTGGATTCGCATCTGGGTGAAGAAAGGGGCTATGATTGTTCTGCCTGCTGGAATTTATCACCGCTTTACACTTGATTCAGACAACTATATTAAG GCAATGCGACTCTTCGTTGGTGATCCTATTTGGACTCCATATAATCGCCCTCATGATCATCTTCCTGCGAG GAAAGAGTATGTCGAAACTTTTGTGCAGAAGGGAGGTGCTGGTCAAGCAGTCGATGCTGCTGCTTAA